A window from Citrus sinensis cultivar Valencia sweet orange chromosome 5, DVS_A1.0, whole genome shotgun sequence encodes these proteins:
- the LOC102613152 gene encoding caffeic acid 3-O-methyltransferase, whose translation MANSKPKRNSSTSVDQEEVGKLAVRLANAAVLPMVLKSAIELNVIDIISAASAAEDGHGELLSPSKIAARLPTENPDAPFLLDRMLSLLASYDILRCSLQTGDNGQVERVYGAAPICKFLIKNQDDDDGSVAPLFLLHHDKVFMESWYHLKDVILEGGIPFRRAYGMTQFEYLGTDPRFNGVFNEAMSNHSALVMNKILDVYRGFDGLKVLVDVGGGIGVTLGMITSRYPCIKGISFDLPHVLANAPSFPGVEHVGGDMFENVPRGDAIFLKWMLHGWTDEHCLKLLKNCWEALPENGKVIIVESILPLVPENQASSHIVFEQDLFMLAQTTGGRERSKKEYEALAKNSGFSGLEIVCCAYNSWVMEFHK comes from the exons ATGGCTAATTCCAAGCCCAAGAGGAATAGCTCTACCTCCGTGGACCAAGAAGAAGTTGGAAAACTTGCCGTCCGACTAGCTAATGCGGCCGTTCTTCCGATGGTGCTAAAATCAGCTATCGAGCTCAATGTCATTGACATCATCTCTGCCGCCTCTGCTGCAGAAGATGGCCATGGTGAGTTACTCTCACCTTCTAAGATTGCAGCTAGGCTACCTACCGAGAATCCAGACGCACCGTTTCTGCTCGACCGGATGTTAAGTCTTTTGGCGAGCTATGACATACTCAGATGCTCGCTTCAGACGGGAGATAATGGACAAGTGGAGAGAGTTTACGGCGCCGCGCCGATTTGCAAGTTCCTGATTAAGAATCAAGATGACGATGATGGGTCTGTTGCCCCGTTGTTTTTGCTACACCACGACAAAGTATTCATGGAGAGCTG GTACCACTTGAAAGACGTAATATTAGAAGGGGGTATTCCATTCCGCCGAGCTTATGGAATGACACAATTTGAATATCTTGGAACTGATCCAAGGTTCAACGGGGTATTCAATGAAGCCATGTCAAACCATAGTGCTTTAGTTATGAATAAGATACTAGATGTTTACAGAGGATTTGATGGTCTCAAAGTGTTGGTTGATGTGGGAGGTGGCATTGGTGTTACTCTAGGCATGATCACATCTAGATATCCTTGTATCAAGGGCATCAGCTTTGATCTCCCTCATGTTTTAGCCAATGCGCCTTCTTTTCCGG GTGTGGAGCATGTGGGTGGAGATATGTTCGAAAATGTTCCTAGAGGAGATGCTATTTTCCTGAAG TGGATGCTACATGGATGGACTGATGAACACTGCTTGAAACTACTCAAAAATTGCTGGGAAGCTCTCCCAGAAAATGGAAAGGTCATCATTGTTGAATCGATCCTTCCTTTGGTTCCTGAGAATCAAGCGTCTTCTCACATTGTCTTCGAGCAAGACTTGTTCATGTTAGCTCAAACAACAGGAGGAAGAGAGAGGTCCAAAAAGGAATATGAGGCCTTAGCAAAGaactctggtttttcagggcTTGAAATTGTGTGTTGTGCCTACAATAGCTGGGTAATGGAGTTTCACAAATGA
- the LOC102612856 gene encoding chalcone synthase 2-like → MASMGNIMESRQARGRSPAAILAIGTANPPNIFYQSDYPDFYFSVTKSEHLTHLKDKFKRMCEKSTIRKRHMYLTEDIIKENPNIGTHNAPSFNTRQEILVDEVPKLGKEAALKAIKEWGQPLSKITHLIFCTSSGIDMPSADHKVAKLIGLQPSVQRFMIYQQGCFSGGTALRLAKDLAENNVGARVLIVCSELMVVCFHAPSDTYMDVLVGSTIFSDGAAAAIVGADPDTDTSNERPLFQLVSTAQTMIPDSDNAIVGRIREVGMQYYLSKGVPKVIGDNIVQCCIETFAPFGIGDWNSLFYVVHPGGPSVLRVVEEKLGLSKEKLRASKHVLSEYGNMWSPSVLFILDEMRNKSMDERKATTGEGLQWGVLFGFGPGLTIETIVLQSVAIH, encoded by the exons ATGGCGTCGATGGGAAATATCATGGAGAGTCGGCAGGCTCGAGGTCGAAGCCCTGCTGCAATTCTAGCAATCGGGACCGCAAATCCACCCAACATTTTCTATCAATCCGATTATCCAGATTTCTATTTCAGTGTTACCAAAAGCGAGCATTTGACTCATTTAAAAGACAAGTTCAAACGAATGT GTGAGAAATCAACTATAAGGAAACGCCACATGTACTTGACTGAAGATATTATCAAGGAGAACCCTAATATCGGTACCCATAACGCTCCATCTTTTAATACACGTCAAGAAATTCTAGTTGACGAAGTACCGAAACTGGGCAAGGAAGCAGCACTGAAGGCCATCAAAGAATGGGGCCAGCCTCTGTCAAAAATCACACACCTCATATTTTGTACTTCTTCCGGGATAGACATGCCAAGTGCAGATCATAAGGTTGCCAAGCTTATTGGCCTTCAACCTTCTGTTCAAAGATTTATGATCTATCAACAAGGTTGCTTCTCCGGTGGCACTGCTCTTCGCCTCGCCAAGGACCTTGCCGAGAACAACGTTGGCGCCCGTGTTCTCATCGTGTGCTCTGAACTGATGGTTGTGTGTTTCCATGCACCTTCTGATACATACATGGATGTTCTTGTTGGCTCAACAATATTCTCCGACGGAGCTGCCGCTGCCATTGTTGGTGCTGATCCTGATACTGATACCAGCAATGAACGTCCACTGTTCCAACTTGTTTCTACAGCTCAAACGATGATCCCTGACTCAGATAATGCGATTGTGGGGCGAATAAGAGAAGTGGGCATGCAATATTACTTGTCCAAAGGGGTGCCCAAGGTCATTGGCGACAACATAGTACAATGCTGTATTGAAACATTCGCTCCATTTGGTATCGGTGACTGGAACTCATTGTTTTATGTAGTTCATCCTGGGGGCCCATCAGTTCTCAGAGTAGTGGAAGAAAAGCTTGGATTGTCAAAGGAGAAATTAAGAGCCAGCAAGCATGTGCTGAGCGAATATGGCAACATGTGGAGTCCCAGCGTGCTGTTTATACTTGATGAGATGAGGAACAAGTCCATGGACGAAAGGAAAGCCACCACTGGTGAGGGGCTTCAATGGGGCGTCTTGTTCGGGTTCGGGCCGGGTCTCACGATTGAGACTATTGTGCTGCAAAGTGTCgctattcattaa
- the LOC102613437 gene encoding chalcone synthase 2-like, whose translation MASMGNIMESRQARGRSPAAILAIGTANPPNIFYQSDYPDFYFRATKSEHLTHLKDKFKRMCEKSTIRKRHMYLTEDIIKENPNIGTQNAPSFNTRQEILVDEVPKLGKEAALKAIKEWGQPLSKITHLIFCTSSGIDMPSADHKVAKLIGLQPSVQRFMIYQQGCFSGGTALRLAKDLAENNVGARVLIVCSELMVVCFHAPSDTYMDVLVGSTIFSDGAAAAIVGADPDTDTSNERPLFQLVSTAQTMIPDSDNAIVGRIREVGMQYYLSKGVPKVIGDNIVQCCIETFAPFGIGDWNSLFYVVHPGGPSVLRVVEEKLGLSKEKLRASKHVLSEYGNMWSPSVLFILDEMRNKSMDERKATTGEGLQWGVLFGFGPGLSIETIVLQSVAIH comes from the exons ATGGCGTCGATGGGAAATATCATGGAGAGTCGGCAGGCTCGAGGTCGAAGCCCTGCTGCAATTCTAGCAATCGGGACCGCAAATCCACCCAACATTTTCTATCAATCAGATTATCCAGATTTCTATTTCCGTGCTACCAAAAGCGAGCATTTGACTCATTTAAAAGACAAGTTCAAACGAATGT GTGAGAAATCAACTATAAGGAAACGCCACATGTACTTGACTGAAGATATTATCAAGGAGAACCCTAATATCGGTACCCAAAACGCTCCATCTTTTAATACACGTCAAGAAATTCTAGTTGACGAAGTACCGAAACTGGGCAAGGAAGCAGCACTGAAGGCCATCAAAGAATGGGGCCAGCCTCTGTCAAAAATCACACACCTCATATTTTGTACTTCTTCCGGGATAGACATGCCTAGTGCAGATCATAAGGTTGCCAAGCTCATTGGCCTTCAACCTTCTGTTCAAAGATTTATGATCTATCAACAAGGTTGCTTCTCCGGTGGCACTGCTCTTCGCCTCGCCAAGGACCTTGCCGAGAACAACGTTGGCGCCCGTGTTCTCATCGTGTGCTCTGAACTGATGGTTGTGTGTTTCCATGCACCTTCTGATACATACATGGATGTTCTTGTTGGCTCAACAATATTCTCCGACGGAGCTGCCGCCGCCATTGTTGGTGCTGATCCCGATACTGATACCAGCAATGAACGTCCACTGTTCCAACTTGTTTCTACAGCTCAAACGATGATCCCTGACTCAGATAATGCGATTGTGGGGCGAATAAGAGAAGTGGGCATGCAATATTACTTGTCCAAAGGGGTGCCCAAGGTCATTGGCGACAACATAGTACAATGCTGTATTGAAACATTCGCTCCATTTGGTATCGGTGACTGGAACTCATTGTTTTATGTAGTTCATCCTGGGGGCCCATCAGTTCTCAGAGTAGTGGAAGAAAAGCTTGGATTGTCAAAGGAGAAATTAAGAGCCAGCAAGCATGTGCTGAGCGAATATGGCAACATGTGGAGTCCCAGCGTGCTGTTTATACTTGATGAGATGAGGAACAAGTCCATGGACGAAAGGAAAGCCACCACTGGTGAGGGGCTTCAATGGGGCGTCTTGTTCGGGTTCGGGCCGGGTCTCTCGATTGAGACCATTGTGCTGCAAAGTGTCgctattcattaa
- the LOC107176327 gene encoding caffeic acid 3-O-methyltransferase-like, producing MMSKFEDEEEQELGKLAISLADAAVLPMVLKSALELNVIDTIFASSGSSEGAFLSHAEIASRLPAKNHDAPVLPDRMLRLLAGYDILKCSVRTGENEVVERLYGAGPICKFLVKNEDGGSVATLLLLHQDKVLMESWYIYMILFSNSPLITTSLAN from the coding sequence ATGATGTCAaaatttgaagatgaagaagagcAAGAGTTGGGGAAACTAGCCATAAGTTTAGCGGACGCGGCGGTGCTGCCAATGGTGCTGAAATCAGCACTGGAACTGAACGTAATAGACACAATTTTTGCTTCATCAGGATCAAGTGAAGGCGCGTTCCTCTCACATGCAGAGATCGCGAGTAGGCTCCCCGCCAAGAACCACGACGCCCCAGTTTTGCCCGATCGAATGCTTCGGCTCTTGGCCGGCTATGACATTCTCAAGTGCTCAGTTCGAACGGGAGAAAATGAGGTGGTTGAGAGACTCTATGGCGCGGGACCCATTTGCAAGTTCCTAGTTAAGAATGAAGATGGAGGATCAGTTGCCACTTTGCTATTGTTGCATCAGGATAAAGTCCTCATGGAGAGCTGGTACatatatatgatattattttctaatagtCCATTGATTACAACTTCACTAGCTAATTAG